A DNA window from bacterium contains the following coding sequences:
- a CDS encoding DUF4397 domain-containing protein: MFHNIALLRRLALLMLPVLFIFGCDNDDDNDNNDPQLQSSYVRVAHLSPDAPAVDVWVDGNIVLEDVAYNGVSSYLELTEGSHQITVVAAGTTQPAVISEAVTLMPNVSYTVAATGLLAGTPAIDAWILTDDRTPASGQAKVRFAHASPDAPNVDIWAVGGASPLFANVPFRSAGNYLTIAPGSVPLEVRVAGTDDLVVRFAGITLDGGRNYTIFAKGLANPGSNPNTLSAYALVDAPGAGNLSVNLVPVNVDFSRLRVGHLSPDAPAVDVYVDNALVLQDVPFRAFSDYLAVESGTRNIRVTPANSTTDVINANVTVAADLNYSVVAMGLVGDGTLTANVYTDDLIEGAQAKVRFIHGSPNSPAVDVRLREGGILFGNTSFGNAANLIEVPAGTYDFDVTVANTLDLALLIDNVPLANGVNYTVFATGLLGSESTPLSAIAVVDDIEQGGEVVALETSSPEYAAIRVAHLSPDAPNVDVHVNGQTVLTNVPFRGFSSYLNVLAERPTDIEVFVTNTTTNPVISATLTFAAEQAYTIAATGLAGNGTLGPIVLADDRGTTGDSKIRFIHTAPDAPAVDITLTDGTVLFGNVEFNEAAAFISVTANEYDLQVRVAGTNSVVLSFGDVALSGSTNYSIFATGQLGDGTLTATVAVDAPGNGSTSLNLTPATAELRVAHLSPDAPNVDVYVDGTRALENVPFTAISGYLTVPAKSQSVQVFVAGSTTNPVISETLTWLPGAAYTVAATGLVGANDLSPIVLNDDRNGNPNGDAHVRFVHTSPDAPNVNIRVANGGPTLFENVPFRAFAEYIGVGPASYDLEVVVTSTGQVALSVPAVVLNSSTNYTIFAVGLAGNGTLAALPVVDSDQD, encoded by the coding sequence ATGTTTCACAACATTGCACTGCTACGCAGACTCGCTTTGCTCATGCTGCCGGTGTTGTTCATCTTCGGATGCGACAACGACGACGACAACGATAACAATGATCCGCAGCTCCAGTCGAGCTATGTGCGCGTGGCGCACTTGTCGCCGGACGCTCCCGCAGTGGACGTCTGGGTGGACGGGAATATCGTGCTGGAAGACGTCGCGTATAATGGCGTCAGCTCGTATCTCGAATTGACCGAAGGATCGCACCAGATCACAGTCGTCGCCGCGGGTACGACGCAACCCGCTGTGATTTCCGAGGCGGTTACGCTGATGCCGAACGTTTCTTATACGGTCGCCGCTACGGGGTTGCTCGCGGGAACGCCTGCAATTGATGCGTGGATTCTGACCGATGACCGCACTCCGGCCAGTGGTCAGGCGAAGGTGCGGTTCGCCCACGCTTCACCGGATGCACCCAATGTAGACATTTGGGCAGTTGGGGGGGCCAGCCCTCTCTTCGCCAACGTACCGTTTCGCTCGGCGGGCAACTATCTGACCATTGCGCCGGGCAGTGTACCATTGGAAGTGCGTGTCGCCGGAACAGATGATCTGGTCGTACGCTTCGCGGGCATCACGCTCGATGGTGGCCGCAATTACACAATCTTTGCCAAGGGTTTGGCGAATCCCGGAAGCAATCCGAATACGCTGTCTGCGTACGCACTGGTTGACGCACCCGGCGCGGGCAATCTTTCGGTGAATCTCGTGCCCGTGAACGTGGACTTCTCGCGCCTCCGCGTTGGCCATTTGTCGCCGGATGCTCCGGCCGTGGATGTTTATGTGGACAACGCGCTTGTACTTCAAGATGTGCCGTTCCGCGCTTTCAGTGACTATCTCGCCGTGGAATCGGGTACGCGTAACATCCGCGTTACGCCTGCGAATAGCACCACCGACGTCATCAACGCCAACGTCACCGTGGCCGCGGACCTCAATTACTCCGTCGTGGCAATGGGCCTTGTTGGTGATGGAACGCTGACTGCGAATGTCTACACTGATGACCTGATCGAAGGCGCGCAAGCCAAGGTGCGCTTCATTCATGGCTCGCCAAATTCTCCGGCGGTGGATGTTCGTCTCCGCGAAGGTGGCATACTGTTCGGCAATACGTCCTTCGGAAATGCTGCGAACCTGATTGAAGTGCCGGCCGGCACGTACGATTTCGATGTGACCGTGGCCAATACACTCGACCTGGCGCTGCTAATTGACAACGTGCCGTTGGCCAACGGCGTGAACTATACCGTGTTTGCCACTGGATTGCTCGGCAGCGAAAGCACTCCGCTGTCGGCGATTGCGGTGGTGGATGACATTGAACAAGGTGGCGAAGTCGTGGCTCTGGAAACGAGTTCACCGGAGTATGCCGCGATCCGCGTCGCGCACCTCTCGCCTGACGCGCCGAACGTGGATGTGCACGTTAACGGTCAGACGGTTTTGACCAATGTTCCGTTCCGCGGCTTCAGCAGCTATCTGAACGTGCTGGCTGAGCGCCCGACTGATATCGAGGTCTTTGTTACCAATACAACGACGAATCCAGTCATCAGCGCGACGCTGACGTTCGCCGCCGAACAAGCCTACACAATCGCTGCGACAGGCTTGGCCGGTAATGGCACGCTCGGACCGATTGTGCTTGCGGATGATCGCGGCACGACGGGCGACAGCAAGATCCGATTCATTCACACCGCGCCTGATGCACCTGCGGTGGACATTACGTTGACTGACGGCACTGTGCTGTTCGGAAACGTTGAGTTCAACGAAGCCGCGGCGTTCATCAGCGTGACTGCGAACGAATATGATCTGCAAGTGCGGGTGGCGGGCACGAATAGTGTTGTGCTTTCATTTGGCGACGTTGCACTCAGCGGTTCCACCAACTACTCGATCTTCGCCACGGGTCAACTGGGCGACGGCACGCTGACCGCAACGGTCGCCGTGGACGCGCCGGGCAACGGCAGCACGTCGTTGAATCTCACGCCCGCGACGGCGGAGCTGCGCGTGGCACATCTGTCACCTGACGCACCGAATGTTGACGTATATGTAGACGGCACGCGGGCCCTCGAAAATGTCCCGTTCACGGCGATCAGCGGTTACCTGACCGTTCCGGCCAAGTCGCAGTCCGTGCAGGTGTTCGTGGCGGGCAGCACCACCAACCCAGTGATTAGTGAAACGCTGACGTGGCTGCCGGGTGCGGCTTATACAGTTGCGGCTACGGGTTTGGTCGGCGCCAATGACCTCTCCCCCATCGTGCTGAACGACGACCGCAACGGCAACCCCAACGGTGATGCGCATGTGCGTTTCGTGCATACGTCTCCGGACGCGCCTAATGTCAACATTCGCGTAGCCAACGGCGGGCCGACATTGTTTGAAAATGTACCATTCCGCGCGTTCGCTGAATACATTGGCGTAGGTCCGGCAAGCTATGACCTCGAAGTTGTCGTGACCAGCACCGGGCAGGTCGCGCTGTCTGTTCCGGCGGTTGTCTTGAACAGCTCGACGAATTACACGATCTTCGCCGTTGGTCTGGCGGGGAACGGCACACTGGCCGCCCTGCCGGTGGTGGATTCGGACCAGGACTAA